The following are encoded in a window of Malassezia japonica chromosome 7, complete sequence genomic DNA:
- a CDS encoding amidase (EggNog:ENOG503NTYP; COG:I; COG:J; COG:T): MLHDDVAHPQPPIRAALEHIADSLHRLGHEVIPFEPPSHAHALTIWLSIMAQTAGGKIHELCEDAGEPLVPEVAELMGEKRGDREPATAEEVWEQAEDRLAYTAEYDQAWNETAKRTQCKRPMDAILMPNTGVVAWERGGVNYFVGNVLHYSSVSMPLAKSGPVPQKTRDEFFNTTDEEVYHAYDPNKHNGMPIGIQLMGRRFQEEKVLALAKIVQDAVVPGSPARAVL, encoded by the exons ATGCTGCATGACGATGTGGCGCATCCCCAGCCACCGATTCGGGCTGCTTTGGAGCACATTGCTGATTCATTGCATCGCCTTGGCCACGAAGTGATCCCATTCGAGCCACCGTCCCACGCGCATGCGCTTACGATTTGG ctctCGATTATGGCACAGACTGCCGGTGGCAAGATTCACGAGCTTTGCGAAGACGCAGGCGAGCCTCTGGTTCCTGAAGTGGCAGAGCTCATGGGCGAGAAGCGCGGTGATCGTGAACCGGCGACGGCAGAGGAAGTGTGGGAACAGGCCGAGGACCGTTTGGCCTACACAGCGGAATATGACCAAGCCTGGAACGAGACGGCGAAGCGCACGCAGTGCAAGCGTCCTATGGATGCAATCCTTATGCCGAATACTGGAGTAGTAGCCTGGGAGCGTGGCGGCGTGAACTACTTTG TCGGTAATGTCTTGCACTATTCGAGCGTGTCAATGCCGCTTGCCAAATCTGGCCCTGTACCGCAAAAGACACGCGACGAGTTTTTCAATACGACGGACGAAGAGGTCTACCATGCTT ATGACCCCAATAAACACAATGGAATGCCAATTGGTATTCAGCTCATGGGCCGTCGCTTCCAAGAGGAAAAGGTGCTAGCCCTTGCCAAGATTGTACAAGATGCCGTTGTTCCTGGTTCGCCGGCTCGGGCCGTTCTGTAG